In Notolabrus celidotus isolate fNotCel1 unplaced genomic scaffold, fNotCel1.pri scaffold_311_arrow_ctg1, whole genome shotgun sequence, a single genomic region encodes these proteins:
- the LOC117809630 gene encoding T-complex protein 1 subunit beta-like: protein MASLSMAPVNIFKHGADEEKAETARLSSFVGAIAIGDLVKSTLGPKGMDKILLGGGKGGSVTVTNDGATILKAIGVDNPAAKVLVDMSKVQDDEVGDGTTSVTVLAAELLRVKISPHRLQSGSL from the exons GCGTCCTTATCGATGGCCCCGGTCAACATCTTCAAACATGGAGCCGACGAGGAGAAAGCAGAAACTGCTCGACTG TCGTCCTTCGTGGGAGCCATCGCCATCGGAGATCTGGTGAAGAGCACTCTGGGACCGAAGGGGATG GATAAGATCCTGCTGGGTGGAGGAAAAGGTGGTTCAGTGACCGTGACCAACGATGGAGCGACCATCCTGAAGGCCATCGGGGTCGACAACCCGGCCGCCAAAGTCCTGGTTG ACATGTCCAAGGTCCAGGATGATGAAGTGGGAGACGGGACGACCTCGGTGACCGTGCTcgctgcagagctgctgagggTAAAGATCTCTCCTCACAGACTCC AGTCCGGCTCTTTGTAA